A single Pyxicephalus adspersus chromosome 8, UCB_Pads_2.0, whole genome shotgun sequence DNA region contains:
- the LOC140337059 gene encoding solute carrier family 26 member 6-like isoform X2 has protein sequence MQNREPIYRDVRYSIERPVFHEQELGETQPGPNRTIKSIVNAAKHKLRCSRSATKALLFQFLPILQWLPHYPVKEWLLGDIVSGVSVGILQLPQGLAYALLAGVPPVFGLYSSFFPVFVYTFFGTSRHVSVGSFAVVSIMIGSVTESFVPNDNFILPGNDTIIDIVARDKARVEVVAAMTLLVGLFQIILGLVQFGFVVTYLSEPLVRGYTTAATIHVTISQLKHIFGLPLSERSHPLSLIYSLISLFRRIHRTNIGTLVVSIIALVCLFAVKEVNQRLRSKLCMPIPIELVVLIISTALTYGMSLHENYGIGIVGEIPTGLVAPRVPDPNLFMEVVGNAFAIAVVGYTIAISLAKIFSVKHGYKVDSNQELIALGLSNLTGSFFHCFAVTTSMSRSLVQESTGGNTQIAGCVSSLIILVIILRAGELFTCLPKAILSAIVIANLKGMYKQFMDIPVLWRTNKYDLLIWLVTFLSTICLNMDIGLAVAVVFGLFTVTFRTQLPHYSILGQIAETDIYRDAEENVLAKEIPGVKIFRSSSPIYFANADLFAKALKMKVNVDKLIEKKKKALQKRKKGLHKVMNLAKMILAKTQKGSGLEFLSNAEGVIGSLKSISESVLQAPPNLRSLGLERLDFSSLILDFSAVSFIDTVGVKMLKIIFEEFREIEVDVYLVNCSSAVLRQLKNSKFFNENITPASVFASIHDAVSYISSGQNSESSSLQEITAI, from the exons CTGTTCCAGGTCAGCAACAAAGGCCTTGTTGTTTCAGTTCCTACCGATTCTGCAGTGGCTGCCTCACTATCCCGTTAAGGAATGGCTTCTGGGGGACATTGTGTCTGGGGTCAGTGTGGGGATTTTGCAGCTTCCACAAG gtttggCGTATGCCCTGCTGGCCGGTGTGCCGCCCGTTTTTGGTTTATATTCTTCTTTCTTCCCGGTgtttgtttatactttttttggcaCATCACGACATGTTTCAGTAG GAAGCTTTGCCGTAGTCTCTATCATGATCGGCAGTGTTACAGAATCATTCGTGCCTAATGACAACTTCATACTACCAGGGAATGATACAATCATTGACATAGTGGCCAGAGACAAAGCTCGAGTGGAGGTGGTGGCTGCCATGACACTGCTGGTGGGATTGTTTCAG ATAATTCTGGGCCTAGTGCAGTTTGGATTCGTGGTCACCTACCTCTCAGAGCCCCTGGTTCGGGGTTACACCACTGCTGCCACCATCCATGTCACCATCTCTCAGCTGAAACACATCTTTGGTCTCCCACTGAGTGAAAGGTCACACCCGCTGTCTCTCATTTAT AGCTTAATCAGCCTTTTCCGAAGAATCCACAGGACGAATATTGGAACGTTGGTTGTTAGCATTATTGCCTTGGTCTGTCTCTTTGCCGTTAAGGAAGTAAATCAAAGGCTGCGCTCTAAGCTCTGCATGCCCATCCCTATTGAACTGGTTGTG CTTATAATCTCCACAGCGCTAACTTACGGAATGAGTCTTCACGAAAATTATGGCATTGGTATTGTTGGTGAAATTCCTACTGG ACTTGTAGCTCCGAGGGTTCCTGACCCTAACCTGTTCATGGAAGTGGTAGGCAATGCGTTTGCTATTGCCGTGGTTGGATATACCATCGCCATCTCTCTGGCCAAAATCTTCTCCGTGAAACACGGCTATAAAGTGGATAGCAATCAG GAGCTGATTGCACTTGGACTCAGTAATCTAACTGGGAGCTTCTTTCATTGTTTTGCGGTCACAACATCAATGTCCAGGAGCCTTGTGCAGGAGAGTACGGGGGGAAATACCCAG ATTGCAGGGTGTGTGTCCTCCTTGATTATCTTGGTCATCATTCTCAGAGCTGGAGAACTGTTCACATGTCTTCCTAAG GCGATTTTATCAGCGATTGTCATTGCCAACTTGAAAGGCATGTACAAGCAGTTCATGGACATACCTGTCTTGTGGCGAACCAATAAATACGATTTG CTCATATGGTTGGTGACCTTCCTTTCCACCATCTGCCTCAACATGGACATTGGACTGGCAGTGGCTGTTGTGTTTGGATTGTTCACAGTGACCTTCAGGACCCAGCT ACCTCATTACTCCATCCTGGGGCAGATTGCAGAAACGGATATATACCGAGACGCAGAggaaaatgttttg gCAAAAGAGATCCCTGGCGTGAAAATCTTCCGGTCCAGCTCAcccatttattttgcaaatgcagATCTATTTGCCAAAGCCCTGAAGATGAAG GTTAATGTGGACAAGCTGattgagaagaagaagaaagcacTCCAGAAGAGGAAGAAAGGCCTGCACAAAGTCATGAACCTGGCCAAAATGATCCTCGCCAAGACACAAAAG GGTAGCGGTTTGGAATTCCTGAGCAATGCTGAAGGAGTGATCGGAAGCCTTAAATCAATTAGCGAGTCTGTCCTACAGGCTCCGCCCAACCTGCGCTCCCTTGGCCTTGAGAGGCTGGACTTTAGCTCTTTGATCCTGGACTTCTCAGCTGTCAGCTTCATAGATACCGTTGgggttaaaatgttaaaaatt atttttgaaGAATTTCGGGAGATTGAAGTTGATGTGTATCTTGTAAACTGTTCAT CGGCTGTGCTACGACAACTGAAGAACAGCAAGTTCTTTAATGAAAACATCACCCCAGCGTCCGTCTTTGCCTCCATCCATGACGCCGTATCGTATATTTCAAGTGGACAGAACAGCGAGTCCAGTTCACTCCAGGAAATAACTGCAATTTAA
- the LOC140337059 gene encoding solute carrier family 26 member 6-like isoform X1 has product MQNREPIYRDVRYSIERPVFHEQELGETQPGPNRTIKSIVNAAKHKLRCSRSATKALLFQFLPILQWLPHYPVKEWLLGDIVSGVSVGILQLPQGLAYALLAGVPPVFGLYSSFFPVFVYTFFGTSRHVSVGSFAVVSIMIGSVTESFVPNDNFILPGNDTIIDIVARDKARVEVVAAMTLLVGLFQIILGLVQFGFVVTYLSEPLVRGYTTAATIHVTISQLKHIFGLPLSERSHPLSLIYSLISLFRRIHRTNIGTLVVSIIALVCLFAVKEVNQRLRSKLCMPIPIELVVLIISTALTYGMSLHENYGIGIVGEIPTGLVAPRVPDPNLFMEVVGNAFAIAVVGYTIAISLAKIFSVKHGYKVDSNQELIALGLSNLTGSFFHCFAVTTSMSRSLVQESTGGNTQIAGCVSSLIILVIILRAGELFTCLPKAILSAIVIANLKGMYKQFMDIPVLWRTNKYDLLIWLVTFLSTICLNMDIGLAVAVVFGLFTVTFRTQLPHYSILGQIAETDIYRDAEENVLAKEIPGVKIFRSSSPIYFANADLFAKALKMKMQVNVDKLIEKKKKALQKRKKGLHKVMNLAKMILAKTQKGSGLEFLSNAEGVIGSLKSISESVLQAPPNLRSLGLERLDFSSLILDFSAVSFIDTVGVKMLKIIFEEFREIEVDVYLVNCSSAVLRQLKNSKFFNENITPASVFASIHDAVSYISSGQNSESSSLQEITAI; this is encoded by the exons CTGTTCCAGGTCAGCAACAAAGGCCTTGTTGTTTCAGTTCCTACCGATTCTGCAGTGGCTGCCTCACTATCCCGTTAAGGAATGGCTTCTGGGGGACATTGTGTCTGGGGTCAGTGTGGGGATTTTGCAGCTTCCACAAG gtttggCGTATGCCCTGCTGGCCGGTGTGCCGCCCGTTTTTGGTTTATATTCTTCTTTCTTCCCGGTgtttgtttatactttttttggcaCATCACGACATGTTTCAGTAG GAAGCTTTGCCGTAGTCTCTATCATGATCGGCAGTGTTACAGAATCATTCGTGCCTAATGACAACTTCATACTACCAGGGAATGATACAATCATTGACATAGTGGCCAGAGACAAAGCTCGAGTGGAGGTGGTGGCTGCCATGACACTGCTGGTGGGATTGTTTCAG ATAATTCTGGGCCTAGTGCAGTTTGGATTCGTGGTCACCTACCTCTCAGAGCCCCTGGTTCGGGGTTACACCACTGCTGCCACCATCCATGTCACCATCTCTCAGCTGAAACACATCTTTGGTCTCCCACTGAGTGAAAGGTCACACCCGCTGTCTCTCATTTAT AGCTTAATCAGCCTTTTCCGAAGAATCCACAGGACGAATATTGGAACGTTGGTTGTTAGCATTATTGCCTTGGTCTGTCTCTTTGCCGTTAAGGAAGTAAATCAAAGGCTGCGCTCTAAGCTCTGCATGCCCATCCCTATTGAACTGGTTGTG CTTATAATCTCCACAGCGCTAACTTACGGAATGAGTCTTCACGAAAATTATGGCATTGGTATTGTTGGTGAAATTCCTACTGG ACTTGTAGCTCCGAGGGTTCCTGACCCTAACCTGTTCATGGAAGTGGTAGGCAATGCGTTTGCTATTGCCGTGGTTGGATATACCATCGCCATCTCTCTGGCCAAAATCTTCTCCGTGAAACACGGCTATAAAGTGGATAGCAATCAG GAGCTGATTGCACTTGGACTCAGTAATCTAACTGGGAGCTTCTTTCATTGTTTTGCGGTCACAACATCAATGTCCAGGAGCCTTGTGCAGGAGAGTACGGGGGGAAATACCCAG ATTGCAGGGTGTGTGTCCTCCTTGATTATCTTGGTCATCATTCTCAGAGCTGGAGAACTGTTCACATGTCTTCCTAAG GCGATTTTATCAGCGATTGTCATTGCCAACTTGAAAGGCATGTACAAGCAGTTCATGGACATACCTGTCTTGTGGCGAACCAATAAATACGATTTG CTCATATGGTTGGTGACCTTCCTTTCCACCATCTGCCTCAACATGGACATTGGACTGGCAGTGGCTGTTGTGTTTGGATTGTTCACAGTGACCTTCAGGACCCAGCT ACCTCATTACTCCATCCTGGGGCAGATTGCAGAAACGGATATATACCGAGACGCAGAggaaaatgttttg gCAAAAGAGATCCCTGGCGTGAAAATCTTCCGGTCCAGCTCAcccatttattttgcaaatgcagATCTATTTGCCAAAGCCCTGAAGATGAAG ATGCAGGTTAATGTGGACAAGCTGattgagaagaagaagaaagcacTCCAGAAGAGGAAGAAAGGCCTGCACAAAGTCATGAACCTGGCCAAAATGATCCTCGCCAAGACACAAAAG GGTAGCGGTTTGGAATTCCTGAGCAATGCTGAAGGAGTGATCGGAAGCCTTAAATCAATTAGCGAGTCTGTCCTACAGGCTCCGCCCAACCTGCGCTCCCTTGGCCTTGAGAGGCTGGACTTTAGCTCTTTGATCCTGGACTTCTCAGCTGTCAGCTTCATAGATACCGTTGgggttaaaatgttaaaaatt atttttgaaGAATTTCGGGAGATTGAAGTTGATGTGTATCTTGTAAACTGTTCAT CGGCTGTGCTACGACAACTGAAGAACAGCAAGTTCTTTAATGAAAACATCACCCCAGCGTCCGTCTTTGCCTCCATCCATGACGCCGTATCGTATATTTCAAGTGGACAGAACAGCGAGTCCAGTTCACTCCAGGAAATAACTGCAATTTAA